One genomic segment of Streptomyces liangshanensis includes these proteins:
- a CDS encoding cryptochrome/photolyase family protein: MSVAVVLFTSDLRVHDQPVLRAALRGAERVVPLFVRDDGVRAAGFDAPNRLAFLADCLGALDAGLRQRGGRLILRTGDVVDEVCRVVRESGARRVHVAAGVSRYATTREERLRTALREAGCALDVHDAVMTAVPPGAITPAGGDAFAVFTPYFRRWSETRLREVCAAPRTVRVPDLASDPLPERPDAEHVSPGLPEGGEAAARKRLTAWLADGIESYEDRHDDLPGDATSRLSPYLHFGCLSPVEAVHRARGKGGAGAEAFVRQLAWRDFHHQVLAARPEVSWSDYRPRGDAWRSDREEIAAWREGRTGYPVVDAAMRQLAHEGWMHNRGRLLVASFLTKTLYVDWRVGARHFLDLLVDGDLANNQLNWQWAAGTGTDTRPGRVLNPLTQATRFDPGGDYVRRWLPELAELPGNKIHRPWLLPPEDRARLTYPDPIVDLAEGRDRFARARG; this comes from the coding sequence ATGAGTGTTGCGGTGGTGCTGTTCACCTCCGACCTGCGGGTGCACGACCAACCGGTGCTCCGCGCCGCCCTGCGCGGCGCGGAGCGGGTGGTGCCCCTGTTCGTACGGGACGACGGCGTACGGGCGGCGGGCTTCGACGCGCCCAACCGGCTGGCGTTCCTCGCCGACTGCCTGGGCGCGCTCGACGCGGGCCTGCGTCAACGCGGCGGCCGGCTCATCCTCCGTACGGGCGATGTCGTCGACGAGGTGTGCCGGGTGGTCCGGGAGTCCGGCGCCCGGCGGGTCCATGTCGCGGCGGGGGTGAGCCGGTACGCGACGACGCGCGAGGAGCGGCTGCGTACGGCCCTGCGCGAGGCGGGGTGCGCGCTGGACGTGCACGACGCCGTCATGACCGCCGTGCCGCCCGGGGCGATCACCCCGGCGGGCGGGGACGCGTTCGCGGTGTTCACCCCGTACTTCCGCCGCTGGTCGGAGACCCGGCTGCGGGAGGTGTGCGCCGCGCCCCGGACGGTACGGGTCCCGGATCTCGCGAGCGATCCGCTGCCGGAACGCCCGGACGCGGAGCACGTCTCCCCCGGCCTCCCCGAGGGCGGCGAGGCGGCGGCGCGCAAGCGGCTCACCGCCTGGCTGGCCGACGGGATCGAGTCGTACGAGGACCGCCACGACGACCTCCCGGGCGACGCGACGTCCCGGCTCTCCCCGTACCTGCACTTCGGCTGTCTCTCCCCGGTGGAGGCCGTCCACCGGGCGCGGGGGAAGGGGGGCGCGGGCGCCGAGGCGTTCGTACGGCAGCTGGCCTGGCGGGACTTCCACCACCAGGTGCTCGCGGCCCGCCCCGAGGTGTCCTGGTCGGACTACCGCCCGCGCGGCGACGCGTGGCGGTCCGACCGCGAGGAGATCGCCGCGTGGCGGGAGGGCCGCACGGGATACCCGGTGGTGGACGCGGCGATGCGCCAACTGGCGCACGAGGGCTGGATGCACAACCGGGGGCGGCTGCTGGTCGCGAGCTTCCTCACCAAGACGCTGTACGTGGACTGGCGCGTCGGCGCCCGCCACTTCCTGGACCTCCTGGTGGACGGGGACCTCGCCAACAACCAGCTGAACTGGCAGTGGGCGGCCGGCACCGGGACGGACACCCGGCCGGGGCGGGTCCTCAACCCCCTGACCCAGGCGACCCGGTTCGACCCGGGGGGCGACTACGTCCGCCGCTGGCTGCCGGAGCTGGCGGAGCTGCCCGGCAACAAGATCCACCGCCCCTGGCTCCTCCCGCCCGAGGACCGCGCCCGTCTCACCTACCCGGACCCGATCGTGGACCTCGCCGAGGGCCGCGACCGCTTCGCCCGCGCACGGGGGTAG
- a CDS encoding NAD(P)/FAD-dependent oxidoreductase yields the protein MSGDQRRRTAVIGGGIAGLTAAYVLRRAHDVVVYEADGRLGGHAHTHDVPSADGRVHHVDSGFIVHNERTYPYLLRLFVELGVATQESEMSMSVRCDGCGLEYAGARGPAGVFAQPRNALSPRYLRLLTEVPAFHRRARQLLAAPAGSEATPTLGEFLAAGRFSPYFVSHFMTPLVSCVWSCDAETAMRYPARYLFRFLAHHGLLSVGGSPKWRTVTGGSGAYVDRLAKQLGSVRTTSPVRAVRRLADGVEITAEDGDVRRYDSVVVAVHPDQALRLLADATDDERRVLGAFRYSRNPTQLHTDTTVLPRARGARASWNYLMPSCDTDSGAVRVSYDMSRLQRLDAPETYVVTLNGAEHVDQERVIASMVYEHPVYTTESVTAQERLPALSGPVTAFAGAYHGWGFHEDGCRSGVRAAAALGVTW from the coding sequence ATGAGCGGTGACCAGCGCCGGCGTACGGCGGTGATCGGCGGCGGGATCGCGGGCCTGACGGCCGCGTACGTCCTGCGGCGCGCACACGACGTGGTGGTGTACGAGGCGGACGGCCGGCTCGGCGGGCACGCCCACACCCACGACGTCCCGTCCGCCGACGGGCGCGTGCACCACGTCGACTCCGGGTTCATCGTGCACAACGAGCGGACCTACCCCTACCTCCTGCGGCTCTTCGTCGAACTGGGCGTCGCCACGCAGGAGTCGGAGATGAGCATGTCCGTACGGTGCGACGGGTGCGGCCTCGAGTACGCCGGCGCCCGTGGCCCCGCCGGGGTGTTCGCCCAGCCGCGCAACGCCCTCAGCCCCCGCTACCTGCGGCTGCTCACCGAGGTCCCGGCCTTCCACCGCCGCGCCCGGCAGCTGCTGGCGGCGCCCGCCGGGAGCGAAGCCACCCCCACCCTCGGGGAGTTCCTCGCGGCGGGGCGCTTCTCGCCCTACTTCGTCTCGCACTTCATGACGCCGCTCGTCTCCTGCGTCTGGTCCTGCGACGCGGAGACGGCCATGCGCTACCCGGCCCGCTACCTGTTCCGCTTCCTCGCGCACCACGGCCTGCTGTCGGTCGGCGGCTCGCCGAAGTGGCGCACGGTGACGGGCGGTTCGGGCGCGTACGTGGACCGGCTCGCCAAGCAGCTCGGCTCGGTACGCACCACCAGCCCCGTACGGGCCGTGCGGCGCCTCGCCGACGGGGTCGAGATCACCGCCGAGGACGGTGACGTGCGGCGGTACGACTCCGTCGTCGTCGCCGTCCACCCCGACCAGGCCCTGCGGCTGCTCGCCGACGCCACCGACGACGAGCGCCGGGTCCTCGGCGCGTTCCGGTACTCCCGCAACCCCACCCAGCTGCACACCGACACCACCGTCCTGCCCCGCGCCCGCGGCGCCCGCGCCTCCTGGAACTACCTGATGCCGTCCTGCGACACCGACTCCGGGGCCGTACGGGTCAGTTACGACATGAGCCGCCTCCAGCGCCTCGACGCCCCCGAGACGTACGTCGTCACCCTCAACGGCGCCGAACACGTCGACCAGGAGCGGGTGATCGCCTCCATGGTGTACGAACACCCCGTCTACACAACGGAGTCGGTGACCGCGCAGGAGAGACTGCCCGCGCTGAGCGGCCCGGTCACCGCCTTCGCCGGCGCCTACCACGGCTGGGGCTTCCACGAGGACGGCTGCCGCTCCGGGGTCAGGGCCGCCGCCGCGCTCGGGGTGACCTGGTGA
- a CDS encoding class I SAM-dependent methyltransferase, whose translation MSLSSTTSSSSSASSPSPTPAAPSPDPARLPVDERRWPDVARTPRASRIRTAVAERIVRRALARLPLRVRLGGTETLGLGGPLVEVRDPAAFFRRIGADGLIGFGESYMAGEWEAPDLVGALTVLAERAAYLIPAPLQRLRSVWASKQPDAQRNTPEGSRDNISRHYDLSNDLFALFLDETLSYSSGLFRSFPADRSLLAAAQRRKIDRLLDRAGVGLGTQLLEIGTGWGELAIRAAGRGARVITVTLSEEQRDLAQERIRAAGYEENVTVLLRDYRRVMGTFDAVVSVEMIEAVGAEFWPEYFRTLDRLLAPGGRVALQAITMPHDRMLATRDTFTWIQKYIFPGGFLPSVEAIEAITTEHTALRVTDRDGFGPHYEQTLRLWRERFTERAGDVEALGFDETFRRMWTFYLAYSEAGFRSGYLDVQQMVLTKPGVPTKPGVPTGPGVPTGPWEGDTR comes from the coding sequence GTGAGCCTGTCCTCAACGACCTCGTCGTCTTCGTCAGCGTCGTCCCCGTCTCCTACCCCGGCCGCCCCCTCGCCGGACCCGGCGCGCCTCCCCGTCGACGAGCGCCGCTGGCCCGACGTGGCCCGCACCCCCCGCGCCTCGCGGATCCGCACCGCCGTCGCCGAACGGATCGTCCGCCGCGCCCTCGCCCGGCTGCCCCTGCGCGTACGGCTCGGCGGCACCGAGACGCTCGGGCTCGGCGGCCCGCTGGTGGAGGTACGGGACCCCGCGGCGTTCTTCCGCCGGATCGGCGCCGACGGCCTCATCGGCTTCGGCGAGTCCTACATGGCCGGGGAGTGGGAGGCGCCGGACCTGGTCGGGGCGCTCACCGTCCTCGCCGAGCGCGCCGCGTACCTGATTCCCGCCCCGCTCCAACGCCTGCGGTCCGTATGGGCGTCGAAGCAGCCGGACGCCCAGCGCAACACCCCCGAGGGCTCGCGCGACAACATCAGCCGCCACTACGACCTGTCGAACGACCTGTTCGCGCTGTTCCTGGACGAGACCCTCTCGTACTCCTCCGGCCTCTTCCGCAGCTTCCCCGCGGACCGGTCCCTGCTGGCCGCCGCGCAGCGCCGCAAGATCGACCGACTGCTGGACCGGGCCGGGGTCGGCCTCGGCACGCAGCTGCTGGAGATCGGCACCGGCTGGGGCGAGCTGGCGATCCGGGCGGCCGGGCGCGGCGCGCGGGTGATCACCGTGACGCTGTCGGAGGAGCAGCGGGACCTGGCCCAGGAGCGGATCAGGGCGGCGGGGTACGAGGAGAACGTCACCGTCCTGCTCCGTGACTACCGGCGGGTGATGGGGACGTTCGACGCCGTGGTCAGCGTCGAGATGATCGAGGCGGTCGGCGCGGAGTTCTGGCCGGAGTACTTCCGCACGCTGGACCGCCTGTTGGCGCCCGGCGGGCGGGTCGCCCTCCAGGCGATCACCATGCCGCACGACCGCATGCTCGCCACCCGGGACACCTTCACCTGGATCCAGAAGTACATCTTCCCCGGCGGTTTCCTGCCGTCGGTCGAGGCGATCGAGGCGATCACCACCGAGCACACCGCGCTGCGCGTCACCGACCGCGACGGCTTCGGCCCGCACTACGAGCAGACGCTGCGGCTCTGGCGCGAACGCTTCACCGAGCGGGCGGGGGACGTCGAGGCGCTCGGCTTCGACGAGACCTTCCGGCGGATGTGGACGTTCTACCTGGCCTACTCCGAGGCGGGCTTCCGCTCCGGCTACCTCGACGTGCAGCAGATGGTCCTGACCAAGCCCGGAGTCCCGACCAAGCCCGGAGTCCCGACCGGGCCCGGAGTCCCGACCGGCCCCTGGGAGGGGGACACCCGATGA
- a CDS encoding DUF1365 domain-containing protein, protein MSAAPAPAAVPALYACRIGHVRTAPRRYALSHRTYMWLIDPDHPPRLPRVLRPLARFDSRDHFGGSSPTIRAGLDTFLAAEGIELAGGRVTMLAHARVLGYVFNPLTLYWCHGPGGELRCVVAEVHNTYGERHCYLLRPGADDRAEVVKELYVSPFFPVDGGYSMRLPEPGEHLNLTVHLNRSGGRPFTATVRGDRRPATVPALLRLAVRHPWSTAVVSAAIRFHGIRLYLRGLPVRPRPHHRAQEGVK, encoded by the coding sequence GTGAGCGCCGCCCCGGCGCCCGCCGCCGTACCCGCGCTGTACGCCTGCCGGATCGGCCACGTACGGACCGCGCCGCGCCGCTACGCGCTGAGCCACCGCACCTACATGTGGCTGATCGACCCGGACCACCCGCCGCGCCTGCCACGGGTGTTGCGCCCCCTCGCGCGCTTCGACAGCCGCGACCACTTCGGCGGAAGCAGTCCGACGATCCGGGCCGGCCTGGACACCTTCCTCGCCGCCGAGGGGATAGAACTGGCCGGCGGGCGCGTCACGATGCTCGCCCACGCCCGGGTCCTCGGCTACGTCTTCAACCCGCTGACCCTCTACTGGTGCCACGGCCCCGGCGGCGAACTGCGCTGTGTGGTGGCCGAGGTGCACAACACGTACGGCGAACGGCACTGCTACCTGCTGCGCCCGGGCGCCGACGACCGGGCCGAGGTCGTCAAGGAGCTGTACGTCTCGCCGTTCTTCCCCGTCGACGGCGGCTACTCCATGCGGCTGCCCGAGCCCGGCGAACACCTGAACCTGACGGTCCATCTGAACCGTTCCGGCGGGCGGCCGTTCACCGCCACCGTGCGGGGCGACCGCCGCCCCGCCACCGTCCCGGCCCTGCTGCGCCTCGCGGTGCGGCACCCGTGGTCCACCGCCGTCGTCTCCGCCGCGATCCGCTTCCACGGCATCCGGCTCTACCTGCGCGGGCTGCCCGTGCGTCCCCGTCCCCATCACCGTGCCCAGGAGGGCGTGAAGTGA
- a CDS encoding DUF1295 domain-containing protein yields MNDGYPWAQFGEGVGYAAAAALGVMLITFAVAVVKGLHRIVDVAWGVAFAAVAVVSYAASAGEGDDARRLAVTVLTVVWGLRLAAHIAARGRGHGEDERYAKMLAKAPGHRNLYALRMVYLLQGALVVLVSLPVQAAQYVRGPVGPVAYAGAVLWLTGLFFEAVGDHQLARFKSDPAHRGRLMDRGLWSWTRHPNYFGDFCVWWGLFLFVCDNPAVAAATVAAPLVMSYLLINGSGKRLLERHMADRPGYAEYRARTSGFFPRPPRRDAGRG; encoded by the coding sequence ATGAACGACGGTTATCCGTGGGCCCAGTTCGGCGAAGGCGTCGGGTACGCGGCGGCCGCCGCCCTCGGCGTCATGCTGATCACCTTCGCCGTCGCCGTGGTCAAGGGCCTGCACCGGATCGTCGACGTCGCGTGGGGTGTCGCCTTCGCCGCCGTCGCGGTCGTCTCGTACGCCGCCTCGGCGGGGGAGGGGGACGACGCGCGGCGGCTGGCCGTGACCGTGCTGACCGTGGTCTGGGGGCTGCGGCTGGCCGCCCACATCGCGGCGCGCGGCCGGGGCCACGGGGAGGACGAGCGCTACGCGAAGATGCTCGCCAAGGCGCCCGGCCACCGGAACCTGTACGCCCTGCGCATGGTCTATCTCCTCCAGGGTGCCCTGGTCGTCCTGGTCTCCCTGCCGGTGCAGGCCGCGCAGTACGTCCGCGGCCCGGTCGGCCCGGTCGCGTACGCGGGAGCGGTCCTCTGGCTGACCGGCCTGTTCTTCGAGGCGGTGGGGGACCACCAGCTGGCCCGCTTCAAGTCCGACCCCGCGCACCGGGGCCGGCTCATGGACCGGGGCCTGTGGAGCTGGACCCGCCACCCCAACTACTTCGGCGACTTCTGCGTCTGGTGGGGCCTGTTCCTCTTCGTCTGCGACAACCCGGCGGTGGCGGCGGCGACGGTGGCCGCCCCGCTGGTCATGAGCTACCTCCTGATCAACGGCAGCGGCAAACGCCTCCTGGAACGCCACATGGCCGACCGCCCCGGCTACGCCGAGTACCGCGCCAGGACAAGCGGCTTCTTCCCCCGACCTCCACGCAGGGACGCGGGGCGCGGCTGA